A single genomic interval of Aureliella helgolandensis harbors:
- a CDS encoding DUF1559 domain-containing protein: MSNSYSQRREAFTLVELLVVIAIIGILVGLLLPAVQAAREAARRMQCSNNLKQYGLAIHNYSDVYNAIAPRRGGTTGDINADPNRQFANYYRKSPFVPLMPFIEQSARFNQIAAGGFSDDGSRVIGPDGPAGWYAGTIGTTAYKPWYQRDPNAICPSDTPPAQSASGNNSYAFSLGDTMINHNSNTVNMRGPFGAPLAVKKFGSISDGLSNTVAMSERIYSGNFGLRSTGTDDIRKGTAVLADVNTNPGACLSTALGRYYSPSIQVKGRFGALWTDGQAERVGFTTILGPNKPSCVNDANANADSNGGILSASSNHTGGVNASFMDGSIHFISDSIDTGNTAMPPVTSGPSPYGAWGALGTIDGGEVSTSID, encoded by the coding sequence ATGTCCAATTCGTATTCTCAAAGACGAGAAGCATTCACGCTCGTCGAATTGTTAGTTGTGATTGCCATCATTGGCATCCTGGTTGGTCTATTGTTACCCGCAGTGCAAGCGGCCCGAGAAGCGGCACGGCGCATGCAGTGTTCCAATAATCTCAAGCAGTATGGCCTGGCAATTCACAACTATTCCGATGTTTATAACGCCATTGCCCCACGCCGTGGTGGAACGACTGGCGATATCAACGCTGACCCGAATCGGCAGTTCGCCAACTACTATCGCAAGAGCCCGTTCGTGCCGCTCATGCCGTTCATTGAGCAGAGCGCTCGATTCAATCAAATTGCGGCTGGTGGTTTTTCTGACGATGGAAGCCGTGTCATCGGTCCCGATGGCCCTGCCGGCTGGTATGCCGGCACAATTGGCACCACCGCCTACAAGCCGTGGTACCAACGAGATCCGAATGCCATCTGCCCTTCGGACACCCCTCCGGCGCAAAGCGCCTCCGGTAACAACAGCTATGCGTTTAGCCTGGGGGATACGATGATTAATCACAACAGTAACACCGTCAATATGCGTGGACCGTTTGGCGCCCCGTTGGCTGTCAAGAAGTTTGGAAGCATTTCAGACGGCTTGAGCAACACGGTGGCCATGAGCGAAAGAATCTACAGCGGGAATTTTGGTCTGCGGTCCACCGGTACCGATGACATCCGCAAGGGAACCGCAGTACTGGCCGACGTAAATACCAATCCAGGTGCCTGTCTATCGACTGCATTGGGACGGTACTACTCGCCATCGATCCAGGTCAAAGGTCGCTTCGGAGCACTTTGGACGGACGGTCAAGCGGAGCGGGTTGGTTTCACTACGATCCTGGGCCCTAACAAACCTTCCTGCGTGAACGACGCCAATGCAAACGCCGATTCCAATGGTGGAATCCTCAGTGCTAGCAGCAACCACACCGGTGGTGTGAACGCTAGCTTCATGGACGGTTCGATTCACTTTATCTCGGACAGCATTGACACGGGGAACACAGCGATGCCGCCGGTCACCTCGGGACCAAGTCCCTACGGTGCATGGGGTGCGCTGGGAACTATCGACGGTGGTGAGGTTTCCACTTCGATTGACTAA